ttattttttttgggttccttGACATGCAAACATGCCAAATAGCGGCCCTGGACAGTCTCAAGCAgccccacataatttaaaaaaaaacccgaACAGGGGTACTTAGGCATGTTTCTAAAAGGcacaaaaccaattttttttattctttactgTACGTATATATatggttaaaatatataatttcagaATAGTTATAAATGTTAAcatttaaattacaaattattttatcttctttattttatatattcaaatgtCATTATAAATGTGACTCATGTGTGtggtttatatttaaatttcaaaccatatatttatagagagacaaacaaaaatcataaatgaTGTAAGTAAATGTGTTTTATGACatacataaacaaatacaaaaattattaatttaagtacaataaaaatataaatcctaATCTATGCGGCGTCTCTGGCGCGGCCTAAGACTTTCATTTGCAGTGTCACCTCTAGCTCTCCTCAGACAACGAGTCATGATGTCATGTAAGTCAGTGCCCTCAGTGACCATCCTGAGGTTGATGACCCGCTCCAAATCCTCAGCAATCGCTCCTAAATCTTGAGTCATCCCCTGACATCCTTCGCAATGAACCTGTCACAGTCAAAATAACAAAGTCAAtatcacatttaaaaaaaattaaattatgaaaaactaCAGAAGTTATGCTTACCACTGAATGCGTAGGGAGATTGGTCGCGACTGAAACCTCGGGGATGGGTGGCTCGACGAACTCCTCATGATGAGGGGGAGGCGGATGTCTCCGCGCAGCAGTCTCCTCAGTCTGCGTGACGAATGGGTGCGATATCTGaaaaaaccactccatgtagtCTGGCGCCACCTGTCCAGGAACTACACAGAGCTCCCCTGAAGGCACCAAATGGTCTGAAAAATGCAGCCACCGGTCATCTATATCATCACCCGTCAAAGAATCACAAACTGGCGGCGGAGGGACCGTCTGAAGGTAGCCAAACTGTCGAAGAACCCGCTCAGATCGAACGTACACCACAATCTGACCCCATCTGAGTTGGCCGGTGTACGACGATATCAAGTCAAAGGCCCTGACTCCCCAGTGCTCACCATAGGGCATCCAGCACACGACAGTCACACTCAGGGCATCCAAACGTCTCCGATACGGGGCTCCCTTGATCCCCATCATATGAGCCTTACCCGTAAGCCACCTACAGGCCCGTGGGCTCCCCTCATCATAAGCATCATGAACGACGAATGTATGCACTGTAGGAAAGTGCTCGTATATCCAGCACTACAAACACATAGTCAACATCAATACAAAAAAAGAGATTCAATGctacttcaatttaaattatcagTGATAATACGTACCTGGAGAAGTGTAATATAACCGCCCAGCTGCCGTGTAAAGGCCTGCGACGCATCATTCAGATGGTCGTACATGTGGACTAATGCAGCCGCTCCCCAGGCGAATCCCCCTGCAGATACGTGCGGGCTGCTACAACCCATCGTCTGGCCCTGCACTGGCTCTAGTACAAGTCCCGAAGCCACCCCAACCGGACATGAGGCCCACCAGCCTGTCGAGTCTCAAATGTAGCCTCCTCATGACTGACCTCAAGAAGCTCCGTCAGTAGACCAATGGCGTCTAAAGTGACAAGCGGCTCGAACGTATGCAGCTCGCCAGTGATGGGAAGGTGTAGGAGTGATGCCACGTCATCCAACGTGATCGTCAACTCGCCTACTGGCAGGTGGAACGTGCTAGTCTCGCGATGCCACCTCTCGACGAAGGCGGATATGAGTCCTGGACCAGTGGTGATAATAGAACACCTGATCAGTGGACTCAATCCGGTGCCAGCAATCAACCCTTCGATCTCAGGCGCTGGTCTCCCAATTTTATCTACTTTTCTACCGTGAGAGACCAACTTCAGATCAGGTCGTTCCTAAATTgaataacaatttataataacgtgtatataaaaaacaatccaactacaaataatttttatgtaattagtCAACATTAAAAACTATGTACTTGTCTACTCCAGATGCTGTGTTCGACATGCTCAGCAAAATCGGTCAAAATCGATGGGTCGCGTGGTCCATCGGGGAATCCCTCATCTGCAGCAGGTGACCCCAAGCTCCCATCAGTAGCCACTCCTTCTGTCTGAACAGCATCGGCGACACCTGTCATCTCTGGGGTGGCATCAAACACATGAGGAACATCCTCATGCAACTGAGGCACATCCTCATGTCTCTCAGTGACGTCCTCACGCAGACGAACCCGTTGCCTACGTGCGTGCTGAGGCAGTAAGCCTGCGACGCCGAGTAACATCAGCCTCATGCGCATCCTCACTAATGCTTCTACCTCTACCAGCTCCTAAcgcacgacctaaacctcgtgttctaaccatgatctgaaatcaagaagaacatttattttttcggtcaaattaaatattcaaataattggtAACAAAGCTTTGTCATTACAAATTTATTCAAACACGTGTTTTGTATGTTTCTTACTAATTTGTTCAAATTAAGTTTTCAAACCTCTATTTGCATGTAAGGTTGAAATGCCACTGTGTCCAAATGTATCATTTCACGACTAATACAATTTAGTTTATGTTGTTTCAAAGTACAAAATAgtataacaataatattatttttataaatattatttcaaaggAGCTCCCTTTGTAcacatcatttatttttattctttcatatATAAGTATTTCATAAGCTCTTAATCTCTTCAATGAAGTAACTCTGCTTAGGTGCTTAAATGAATTAGGTGCTTAAATGAGTCTCATCAAAATGGTTAGATTGTTACATTTTATCGATAACTTATCTATTAAgttataattatctttatttatgaattaattaaaattaaaaattaagaaaattttcaGACTATTATTATGtgaaatattaatgataaaaaaaataataattcaactatattttatttaaaatgatggCTATTATTATGCTAAAATCACATAGTTACTTCCTAATGCATATATAAATCACAccaaatataatttcaatttagaCATCCTAATGCATATATAAATCACaccaaatataatttcattttacatACAAACGCAATTTTTAATAACAACTAAATAGCACAAACTACCTAATAATATGAACAAATTCAGgtataatctaaaaaaaaaaaaagcaaaaaaaacaaaatacacaacaaaacaTGATCCGCGGAAAAACTTCCGCATGATCTTCTGCGAGAAGAAAATATACCCTGCGGAAGAAGTTTCCGCAGGTTCTTCCGCGACAACAAAATGTAGCCTGCGGAAGAAGGTTCTGCAGGATCTTCCGCGGGTCCGCGAAAGACAACGTTCTTCTGCTGGATCACGTGGAAGATCCTGCAGAACCTTCTTCCGTTGGATCACGCGGAATATCCTGCAGAAGCTTTTTCCGCAGGAATCCACGGAAGAACCTTCCACTCTTCTTCTGCGGGAGTTCCCAGAAGCCCCTTTCCTACGCgcagaagaaggttcttctcGCGGAAGAACCTTCGTCTTCAACCTCCAACACCACAGGTCACTAATATCGTCTATCCTAAGGTTCCTACAGCCATTTATGCCATTTACGCCATTCAAACAGTTACGAGGAGGTTAGAAGACTAACCTTGATGGCAGAGGACACGAACAACAACTTCAATGGAGGATGTCAACTTCAATGGAGGACACGAGGTCGCGGAGGAAGGAAATGAGGGCGCGGAGGAAGAAGGCCAATATCGGGGAAGAAGAAGCACGAATGGAGATTGCTGGGTGCACGGGGAAGAAACAAACGCGGAAGCAAGGGGAAGAAGAAAGCTATCGCGGaagaacaaactttttttttaattacgttacttttattttttaaacggaGAGTATTTTGGGTACTTCATTGAAAttctgggtgcaccagcaattttgctgggtgcacctagcaacagccTTTTATGACTCAGTTAAAGTAAATGGAATGGACTCAATCTATTTATCCGTCAGCCCATAATCAACCAACTCATGATCAAACTTACCCGTTTTGACAGACCTGCATAGCAATCACACGGATACCTGCTACTTTGATTATAACCCCgtgtactatatatatatatatagtttcatCCTATCCTCATCCTTGATGCGTTTGACACCTAAATTAAGCAGTTTCATTACATCTAAGAATCTTCTTCACAGTTCAGACTCTTTCTCTTTAGTGGTGTGTTTATTCTCTTACTTATTGTTAGTGATGTTTGGTACTTTCCCTCATCATTAAATTAACATAAATGGGTCGTCCAGCTCAACTGAAATCACATCATTATTTCGTTAATATGGAAATCATTAAGTGATAGCCACCAAAGTCTTATAGTTGCGTGATTAACCATTCATTGGCCTTACAAGTAACGTAGACAAACCGCAATGTTACATTACATCAAGAAAAACTATGACGGACATGCTGATTGATGATGGGATCTTGGGGTTCCATTCAGACGCACTATGCTATATTGTTATTGCATTTGTGGTTAATAAATCAGTTTAAGTTATCCCCTTTTTCTCTTAATATTTATCTTCTTAAATTTTTTCACACaacaagaaaaaattactatctcattctcatttctcatatatatcttttgatgattaagattttttttaatatgtagaaataaaaaaacaagcgTCAGAGATCTATAACAACTCAatcataaattaagaaatatttaaaaaaactaaaaattattatatttaaattaaaatatctttatattaaTATCTTAATATTTGATACTTACAACATCATTAATAgtgaatattaaataagaatatattttttaaaaatacattaattagaCTTTAAAATCCTAAGATATGAATTAAAAGAGAGTGAATTATAACCATTAATATTGTCATCAAGTATCATAAAAGATATAAGTTAAAACAAGTAAGTGTTACATTCAAAaagctaaaattaaaattattttaatttttttcacttctaCTATTATTATGAAACGGGTGAGTGTATATATTATGCATAAGAAACTTTTGTTATTCATCAAAAAAAGTTTTTACAACCAAATCCAGCCAttgataattatttaatgagaaaggaaacataaaagaaTTCCTTGACAGCGCAATTGAATGATATGTTTCTGATCTTGAcccaactaattttttttccctgTTTACGTAAAACGAGCTTGACATATATTCTTAATGATTGCTCTGGTaccataaacattttttttttctacgtGTTGATGGCATATCATGTGGTCACTGGAAAAATAACAACACAAGGAAAAAGTTAATTCGAGGCAACTTCACGTGCTTATCATGTGCTTCTTCCTCAAGTTCCACGAACACGGCCAGAACTCAAATTCAGCCTCAAAGGGCTCAAGAATTGTCGTTAGACCAAAAACGCAAAGCCGAAGAAGCTCTCCGAGATATAACTTTTGAGATAAGGTAACAccctaattttttaatgtaaaaaattataatactaatattttgaattttatttatgtttaattagtcatttttaaatttgtcaattagaaaaagggagaaatttaattaatgtttaatcaATTGGCATTTTTCCAATCAATTTCCTCAAAATATTCGAATAACCAAGTTGAataagataatttaatatttgtgtTGTTGGGAGGATGGTCATTGAGGTGGGAGGGATGAAATGTTGTTTCCTTTCCAAATATCTCaaatgagttatttttttatgtgtttccAAGACTtggcttctttttattttccattgCGCAAGTCTTATTAATTTTACGAAAAATAACAATAttcttactctttttttttttcacaacacTTCTCACAATATATGGAGAGAGATAAGAAgagaaaatacaataaaaatgagttataaaaaaagtaaattataaatataatttaattgtcTATAGTATCACATGATTGATAaatgattttatcatttaagCATGTGATCAAGTGTTTAATCTCTAAGTGgtgtatgaaaaatatatgttagCTAAAAACGGTTAATATCTTAAACCGATCTAAGtgagaaattaattttagattctCGATAAGTCTCTTAAATGGGAAattgctaaaaaaatattattaaaaaataatcttttctaaaaatgttattttttagaatagaTATCAAACACGAGAAAtcaagatttttaatttaagatttcAAACACCTAAAAAAATTCTCCTACCAAACATACCGAGGAACTCTTAAAAAAACACGCCGAGGAAAAATTCCACTCATCTCTCCCGTATTTTTCTTATGACAATCACACACCTCTTCTAGTTTTTAAACTCTTGCTctcttatttgtttaattaagtgACATACGCTCCCCACAAGATAAACTGACGTTTCTTTGTTAATGAAAAGCACGCACAAGACTTCTACAACGTTTCGTTCACCCCATGATTCTTAAAAAGGGAAAAGCTGTTGTACGTTACACAAGGAAAACTATGTAGCACGCACTTATAGATTCtcaaaaactcttgtgttttaataaattaaaaatgaagaaaattttgACTTTTAGATAAagtgttttaataaaaaaaatattgaagagaacttagaaaagtaaaagaattttatatatgatatgaGAACTTTTTTAACAGCAAAAGAaagattatat
This genomic interval from Glycine max cultivar Williams 82 chromosome 5, Glycine_max_v4.0, whole genome shotgun sequence contains the following:
- the LOC113001660 gene encoding protein MAINTENANCE OF MERISTEMS-like gives rise to the protein MGCSSPHVSAGGFAWGAAALVHMYDHLNDASQAFTRQLGGYITLLQCWIYEHFPTVHTFVVHDAYDEGSPRACRWLTGKAHMMGIKGAPYRRRLDALSVTVVCWMPYGEHWGVRAFDLISSYTGQLRWGQIVVYVRSERVLRQFGYLQTVPPPPVCDSLTGDDIDDRWLHFSDHLVPSGELCVVPGQVAPDYMEWFFQISHPFVTQTEETAARRHPPPPHHEEFVEPPIPEVSVATNLPTHSVVHCEGCQGMTQDLGAIAEDLERVINLRMVTEGTDLHDIMTRCLRRARGDTANESLRPRQRRRID
- the LOC102660619 gene encoding protein MAIN-LIKE 1-like produces the protein MRLMLLGVAGLLPQHARRQRVRLREDVTERHEDVPQLHEDVPHVFDATPEMTGVADAVQTEGVATDGSLGSPAADEGFPDGPRDPSILTDFAEHVEHSIWSRQERPDLKLVSHGRKVDKIGRPAPEIEGLIAGTGLSPLIRCSIITTGPGLISAFVERWHRETSTFHLPVGELTITLDDVASLLHLPITGELHTFEPLVTLDAIGLLTELLEVSHEEATFETRQAGGPHVRLGWLRDLY